The Aerococcus loyolae genome contains the following window.
AAATTGCAATATCAAGTGCATATTTATTTTAAAAAATCCCAGTGTCATGCCAAATAACTAAAAAGCTGATAAAGTCAATAATTCTTGGCCCGTTTTTCTCTAGCTTAAAGTGCTTGATTATCATTTAGAGATTCAGGGTGGGGCTGTCAAGGTGGAGAGCGAAGCGGACCTTGACTGGCCCACACTGAATCTCTATGCTTTGTTAAGCACTTTAGCCTGCTTCTTTAAGCGTTTCCTGAAGTTTCGCAACTTCTAGGTTATAACAGTCGTTAGGGGTTTGATAATCTAAGACCTTTCTAAAGCGATTATTTATTGTATTCGTATAGTGTGCGAGTTCCTGGTATGTCAGCTTTTTAAAGCTTGTCCCTTTGGGCAAGAATTCTCTTAACATGCGATTATGTCTCTCATTACTGCCTTTTTCCCAAGCTGAATAGGCATGGGCGAAAAAGACTTCCAAATCCTTCAGAGCATACTCAAGCTGAGATAGTTTAGAAAATTCACTGCCGTTATCGGTCGTTAAGGTTTTAAAACACGCTTGACCCTCTTTAAGAATCACCTTTTTAACCGATTTTACAATGGAATCTGCATCCCACTTCCAAGTCTTCTTGGTGAGGAATTTTCGCGTTTTCCGTTCAACTAGAGTAATAAGACATGGCTCTCCTTTAGTCTTCTTTCCTATCACGAGGTCAAGCTCCCAGTGACCAAATTCTTCTCTTGAAAGGACGTCTGGGCATCGCTGATCAATGCTTTTTCCAAATACCTTTTTATTCGTCCCACGCGGTTCACTAGGTTGTTTTCTTGGACGAATCCTTGTTTTCATAGGAAGATCAATATTCCTCACATTTAATAAACCAAGATTGATATATTTATACATGGTTTTGGTGCAAGGAACTCTTTCTAAAGGGTGTTTTCTGCGGTAATCATGAATAAACGTATCAACACTGAAAATACGGTCTTCTTTAGGTGTCAGTAAGGCTTCCTCAAAGGCTTTAATGAAGTTAGATTTTCCATACAAAGCGCCTCTGGCTTTAGAATTTGACCGATTATCTTTATAAACACGCGAGCCAGTTTCTGCAAGATAGACATCAACGTA
Protein-coding sequences here:
- a CDS encoding IS30 family transposase; translated protein: MKHSNTKPRSYTHLSAEKRGIIQAMHQEGHKQKEIADAVGVNQCTISRELKRGKTRQMNYDHTYVDVYLAETGSRVYKDNRSNSKARGALYGKSNFIKAFEEALLTPKEDRIFSVDTFIHDYRRKHPLERVPCTKTMYKYINLGLLNVRNIDLPMKTRIRPRKQPSEPRGTNKKVFGKSIDQRCPDVLSREEFGHWELDLVIGKKTKGEPCLITLVERKTRKFLTKKTWKWDADSIVKSVKKVILKEGQACFKTLTTDNGSEFSKLSQLEYALKDLEVFFAHAYSAWEKGSNERHNRMLREFLPKGTSFKKLTYQELAHYTNTINNRFRKVLDYQTPNDCYNLEVAKLQETLKEAG